A region of the Halanaerobiales bacterium genome:
CCACCACCTTTTCCTCCCCACCAGGCTCCCTGACCATCTGTAGATACAAGTCTCAAACTGTTTTTTCCATAATCTTTATTATACGCTTTTACCCCAAGAGAATAAGCATATCCGTGTAAAGCCTGAAGTTTATAATGAGCAAATCTTGCAGGAAAGAACAAAATATCTTTTCCCCTTGCTGCTTCCAATACTTTATATACATTTGTTGCAATTCTTGAAGCTTCGGTTAAAGAACCTACCATTGGAGTTTCTAAAATTGAAAAGTCTCTATATCTTCCTCTTATTTTAATTACAGGATCAACATTTTTGGGATTTCCATTATAATAACCTTTTACTCCATCATGACAGGCCTCAACTTCAAGATTAGAAAATGTATTAATAAATTCTCCTTCTTCATTCCAGTATCCTGTTGCAGTTTTTAATAAAGCCAGAGCTTCATCAATACCACCAACAATAGAAAATGGTTTTCTCCGAGGGAATATTTGCATTTCAACTTCTATATTCCCAATATCTTCCTCTTCATAAGTATAGCCTTCATTAGATAATTGATTTAAAATTTTGCTAATATTTCTAAAATATACATCTGAATACCAACCATTTACCATTCTTTCTTTATCTATCTGGAAGGTATCTATTGGTAATCTTTCTTCATTGAATACTGACATTATTTCACCCCTATTATTTATCCCCTTTAAGATTTTTTACTTTAATTTTGAAAGGGGGTAAATCCAATCTTTTATCTGATTATATTATAAATTAACTCTCTCTTTTTAGGCTTATTTTGGGAAATTTCAAAAGAATCCAATATTTTATTTACTGCCTCATCTTTTTGCTTTAAATTATTGAGATGAAGATAAGCCAATCTTTCATCTTTTTTAACATATTCACCATATTTTTTATTTAAAACAACTCCCACAGCATGATCAATTTTATCTTCCTTTGTTTCGCGTCCGGCACCGACTTCCATTGCTGTTATTCCAACATCTAAAGCATTAATTTCTTTTATATATCCAGCCTCAGAACTTTTTACTTCTACTATCTCTTTAGCAGTGGGTAATAAATCATAATTATTAACTACTTCAGCATTACCTCCCTGTCCTAATATAAAATCTTTAAATTTATTTAATGCTTTTCCTGAATCAAGTAAGTCTTCTAATACTTTATATCCCTCATCAAAATTTTCAACCTTACTTGCATTTAATAACATATTAGAACCTAATGTCAAACAGAGTTCTCTTAAATCAGAAGGTCCCTTTCCTTTTAAGGTTTCAATAGCTTCTTTAACTTCAAGACTATTTCCAACTGCATAACCTAAAGGTTGATTCATATCTGTAATTACTGCACTGGTAATTCTACCAACCTCTTTACCAATCTCAACCATACTTTGAGCTAAATTTTTAGCCTGGTCATAATTTTTCATGAAAGCACCATTACCAGTTTTTACATCGAGTACTATTCCATCTGCTCCTCCTGCTATTTTTTTACTCATTATACTGCTCGCAATAAGTGGTATAGAATCCACAGTAGCAGTAACATCCCTTAATG
Encoded here:
- a CDS encoding nicotinate phosphoribosyltransferase, translating into MSVFNEERLPIDTFQIDKERMVNGWYSDVYFRNISKILNQLSNEGYTYEEEDIGNIEVEMQIFPRRKPFSIVGGIDEALALLKTATGYWNEEGEFINTFSNLEVEACHDGVKGYYNGNPKNVDPVIKIRGRYRDFSILETPMVGSLTEASRIATNVYKVLEAARGKDILFFPARFAHYKLQALHGYAYSLGVKAYNKDYGKNSLRLVSTDGQGAWWGGKGGG
- a CDS encoding pyrimidine-nucleoside phosphorylase; protein product: MRPYDIIFNKREGKEHTKKEIDYLIEGYTKEDIPDYQLSAWAMAVFFQGMTSLETAHLTTAMAKSGDMIDLSDIKGFKVDKHSTGGVGDTTTLVLAPLVAAAGLPVAKMSGRGLGHTGGTIDKLESIPGFNVNLSREEFIKTVNDKGIAVVGQTGNLTPADKKLYSLRDVTATVDSIPLIASSIMSKKIAGGADGIVLDVKTGNGAFMKNYDQAKNLAQSMVEIGKEVGRITSAVITDMNQPLGYAVGNSLEVKEAIETLKGKGPSDLRELCLTLGSNMLLNASKVENFDEGYKVLEDLLDSGKALNKFKDFILGQGGNAEVVNNYDLLPTAKEIVEVKSSEAGYIKEINALDVGITAMEVGAGRETKEDKIDHAVGVVLNKKYGEYVKKDERLAYLHLNNLKQKDEAVNKILDSFEISQNKPKKRELIYNIIR